The genomic DNA ACTTCAGTTTGCCGGGAGTCAcactggaagtgtctgatcctctcTCTTCTGATGTATGGATGCCTGGGGGCTGTAGCCTGGTGCCAGTTAACCCGGGTCACCAAACTCAGCTTCGACAGCTCTCTGAAGGGGAAGTCCATGATCTACCACGATAGTCCCTGCTCCAACGGATACATTTACATCCCACTGGCCTTCCTGGCAATGCTCTATATGGTCTACCTGGTGGAATGCTGGCACTGCCATGCCCGGAGCGAGCTCCAGTACAAAGCGGACATAGACAGCGTCTACGAGCGCATAGGCCGCATGCAGCAGGCCACGCCCTGCATCTGGTGGAAGGCCATCAGCTACCACTTCGTACGGCGCACGCGCCAGGTGACCCGCTACCGCAACGGCGATGCCTACACCACCACGCAGGTGTACCACGAGCGGGTCAACACGCATGTGGCCGAGGCCGAGTTTGAGTACGCCCGCTGCGGCGTGCGAGATGTGTCGAAGGACCTGCTGGGCCTGGAGTGCTACCCAGCCACCAGGCTGCATTTCACCAAGTGTTTCAGCTTCGCTAACACCGAGTCGGAGAATTGCTACCTGAACCAACGGGCCCACTTTTTCAGTGAGATTGAGGGACTGGACGACTACATGGAGGCCCGGGAGGGTATGCAACTCAAGAATGTGGACTTCAAGGATTACATGATGGTCTATGTCAACCCTGACCACCCCCCATGGTACATTTCGCACTACACCTTCTGGGTGGCAGGCCTGCTCATGCTATCTTGGCCTCTCAGGGTCCTGATTGAGTACCGGACTGCCTATGTCCACTATCACGTGGAGAAGCTCTTCGGCCTGGAGTACGTGGGGGTGACCCCGACTGAGGAGACTGGCCTCTGCTCCCCAGTGGCCCGAGTC from Heterodontus francisci isolate sHetFra1 chromosome 9, sHetFra1.hap1, whole genome shotgun sequence includes the following:
- the si:dkey-13p1.4 gene encoding transmembrane protein 151B encodes the protein MAVEVAIGFYLLGIPRPTVGSMACGSYSCLNWLCISCFFLLPGADHKQQRPAKQSLSTSVCRESHWKCLILSLLMYGCLGAVAWCQLTRVTKLSFDSSLKGKSMIYHDSPCSNGYIYIPLAFLAMLYMVYLVECWHCHARSELQYKADIDSVYERIGRMQQATPCIWWKAISYHFVRRTRQVTRYRNGDAYTTTQVYHERVNTHVAEAEFEYARCGVRDVSKDLLGLECYPATRLHFTKCFSFANTESENCYLNQRAHFFSEIEGLDDYMEAREGMQLKNVDFKDYMMVYVNPDHPPWYISHYTFWVAGLLMLSWPLRVLIEYRTAYVHYHVEKLFGLEYVGVTPTEETGLCSPVARVGTVDSTELEWHIRTNRQLIPSYSEAVLMDLASLSICNGYSACGIVRTDCDGRSSSSSIFSRNVCRSHSRFSLDTSRFSLCRVHGSRRTGLWHSRSSNINERCRDDQCRSYSSQLAISENPPNYHDARFFPVLIVHRPCQGHEGEGHRYYIRRNSCLETSL